Within Rattus rattus isolate New Zealand chromosome 12, Rrattus_CSIRO_v1, whole genome shotgun sequence, the genomic segment TAAAATATTTCGGGAACACACAACCAACCAAAACTTCTGCTCAACAATGGCTCTGACCAGAAACTCATCCGCGGGAGTCAGTTTTTCCTTATTTGCGCCCAAAGGCCCAACAGACTAAACATTACAGCTGCCCCATTTTTCTAATTTCAACTTGCATTTATGATAACGCTTTTGTTTCCTTTACAGCGCTCGGGCTGCTGACACAGCTGGGCCGCTTCTTTGTAATAAACACAGGGCTTCTATATTTAAAAGTACAGTGCAACTTTGTTGTAACATCCCCTCCCCAGTCTCCGGGCTAATTTCTGTCTTCCAAGCTCCACCTCCatcccatgatttttttttttttttttttaaatcagtgacgCTCCAAACAGCCTCCCGGAAAGCCGGTTCTGTTCTTTCAGACGTCTCATCACAGTGGTATTTTTCTTCTCCGCAGTTTTGCCGTGTGtttgaagaggaaagaggagttAGAAGGAACACAAGAGGCGTTCTGCAAAGGCCTTGCCTTAAGGCGAGGGCTGCTTGAGGGGCGGGCTGCAGTGCACGCGGCGGGGGTCCCAGGACCGGGCGAGCGATAAGGATCACCAGGGGACCGGCGATAGGGAGCAGCGGGGGCTGGCGTGCCGAGGGGTCTCCAGCCACTGTTGACAGTAACTGGAGCGCGGCGGGCACGCCCCGGCCCGCCGAGTCGGAAGGGGGCGGCGGAGCAGGGTGTGGACCGAGGGGGCACCGGGGCGGGGGGAGATAAGGCGAGGCCCGAGTTAATCATCACCTCCCTAGTGCCTGGAAAAGTACGGGTTGAGGGCGGGGTGCAGCGGCGGGGAAAGCGAAACTCCTCCCGCATCGCCCGGAGGGCACCGGCCGCTCATCCGGCCTCCGCGAGCTAGTTCCCAGCCCCACTACCAACTACACCGTTTGCTCACAAACTCAACCGAACGCAGACGCTTAAGTTAACCAGAGCCACTAGAAAGCAAAACCAGTTCGTCCAAAGTCGaatatgttaagaaaaaaaaaaaaaagttatgccgTTCCCATACCGGGAGTCGAACCCGGGCCGCCTGGGTGAAAACCAGGAATCCTAACCGCTAGACCATATGGGAAGTGCTACTGCGAGCACTGCCGTGACCCACCTGACTAGCGTCAGCGATGCTACCGCTCTGCACGACGCGAGCTGAAGCCGCCCCCGCGGCCGCTGCCCCACTGGCGGGCACGAGCCCGGCAGAGCGCGCGGGCGTGGCGGGGGGGAGGAGCGGGCCGACGCGCCCCTGGAAAGTTCTGAGGCGAAGCCCAGCGCCCCGTGCGCTCCCGGAACCGGCGGCTGCGCCTTTCTTTCTCAGCCGTCAGGTCCGGGCTGCTCCCCGGTCACAGAGCGGGCGGGCAAGCCGGCAAAGCCGAGGGCGGCGCCGTCTGTGGGAACAGCTGCGCGCGGCGGGGGTTGCGGGGAGGCGGTCGAGCCTCTCGGCCGCGAGCCAACTCGGGAGTGGAGGTTCTGGATCCCGGGAGGCGTGAGGACCGCGGGATGGAGCCTGGCTGGGACGCTCAGGGGCCGCAGCTCCGGTCCCGTCGCGCTTTCGTCCCTTCTGGGTGACCTCAACCCCTTTATACCGACCCCACCTCTCAGGCGCCGCGAGTACCGCcccgtgggggaggggaagaggcgGTGACACCGCGCGCGCGGATTGGGCCGTCGAGGCTGCCGTAGGCCGCCCGCGGAAACGCCGTTCGGGGGACGCCGAAGCCGGGAGGTCCTGGCTTTCGCCACCGGCGGACATCAGTGAACGGGCTCGCAGGCTACGGACGGAGCAGCCGCGATCATGTGAGTCGGGACGGGTTGGGCTTGCGTCGCGAGGCGCCCGCGAGCGGCCTCCTCCTCCCGCCCCTCCGCTCGCCCCGGGCCGCCCGACCTGCCAGGCCGGTTCTCTGGGAGAACGCGGCCGCCCTTTCGGCC encodes:
- the LOC116913155 gene encoding branchpoint-bridging protein-like, with amino-acid sequence MLRKKKKSYAVPIPGVEPGPPGRPRGRCPTGGHEPGRARGRGGGEERADAPLESSEAKPSAPCAPGTGGCAFLSQPSGAASTAPWGRGRGGDTARADWAVEAAVGRPRKRRSGDAEAGRSWLSPPADISERARRLRTEQPRSCESGRVGLASRGARERPPPPAPPLAPGRPTCQAGSLGERGRPFGLSPGLGCRPRPPAGSGGLGDAAAAEVLWLFPASRPQNK